One region of Fragaria vesca subsp. vesca linkage group LG4, FraVesHawaii_1.0, whole genome shotgun sequence genomic DNA includes:
- the LOC101303607 gene encoding uncharacterized protein LOC101303607: MMLMEVLELRSGLEKRRAAKQARYFPFKPRLQRLFMSSKTATLMRWHAEKRTDDGVFRHPADSLAGKDFDSKHASFSTDIQNVSLGLASDGFNPFRTMTIPHSTWPVILVPYNLPPTLLMKQPFIYLSVLIDGPQPPGDKIDVYLQPLIEELKELWEEGVPTFDVSSNQMFQLYARLLWTINNFPAYANLSRWSTKGEYACPNCNSETDSVWLENGHKWGFGSSRKFSPEDHKYRRDAKSFNGLREYRQAPPTLSGVDLLTQIQSNGHNLIRHNLDVMDVEKNVCDNVLGTIMGAAGKTKDNLRSRRDLETMEIRKQYHVKERENGTKYFEPADFEMKNDGKDKFLLALS, translated from the exons ATGATGTTGATGGAGGTTTTAGAGCTTCGTTCGGGGCTTGAAAAACGTCGAGCAGCAAAGCAAGCAAGATACTTTCCATTCAAACCAAGGTTGCAGAGGTTGTTTATGTCCTCTAAAACAGCTACCCTTATGAGATGGCATGCTGAGAAACGAACAGATGATGGTGTGTTTAGGCATCCGGCAGATTCTCTTGCGGGGAAGGATTTTGACAGCAAACACGCAAGTTTCTCTACTGATATTCAGAATGTAAGTCTTGGCTTGGCCTCAGATGGATTTAATCCATTTAGAACTATGACTATACCTCATAGTACTTGGCCGGTCATACTGGTTCCATACAACTTGCCGCCAACGTTGTTGATGAAGCAGCCTTTTATCTATCTGTCTGTGCTTATTGATGGACCACAACCTCCTGGTGATAAGATTGATGTGTACTTGCAACCACTAATAGAAGAATTGAAGGAACTGTGGGAAGAGGGAGTTCCAACATTTGATGTTTCAAGCAATCAAATGTTTCAATTGTATGCTAGATTACTGTGGACTATCAATAACTTCCCTGCCTATGCCAATTTATCGAGATGGAGTACAAAAGGTGAATATGCATGCCCGAATTGCAACTCTGAAACTGATTCAGTATGGTTGGAAAATGGTCACAAGTGGGGGTTTGGGAGCAGTAGGAAATTTTCACCTGAAGATCACAAGTACCGGAGAGATGCCAAGTCCTTCAATGGCTTACGAGAATACAGACAAGCTCCTCCAACACTATCTGGAGTAGATCTTCTCACACAGATTCAATCCAATGGT CACAACCTCATTCGTCACAACCTTGATGTGATGGATGTAGAGAAAAATGTGTGTGACAATGTTCTTGGAACCATAATGGGAGCTGCTGGAAAAACAAAGGATAATTTGAGATCTCGACGCGACCTTGAGACTATGGAAATTAGAAAGCAGTACCATGTGAAGGAGAGGGAAAATGGTACTAAATACTTTGAGCCTGCTGATTTTGAGATGAAAAATGATGGGAAAGATAAGTTCCTCTTAGCCTTATCTTAG